A genomic segment from Microcella flavibacter encodes:
- a CDS encoding LuxR C-terminal-related transcriptional regulator — translation MSESIRVFLLDDHEIVRRGLADLLAEEPGIVVVGEAGEVAGSAAAIVATGTTVAVLDGRLPDGSGIDVCRDVKSAAPSIGCVILTSYDDDEAVLAAVLAGADGYLLKEVRATRLVEGIRRVAAGESLLEPAVVERVMSRMRGEPSPDSPLFGLTPREREILSLIAEGLSNREIGARLFLAEKTVKNYVSGILAKLGMQRRTQAAVLAAEWLPKDRRPGR, via the coding sequence ATGTCCGAGAGCATCCGCGTCTTCCTCCTCGATGATCACGAGATCGTCCGGCGCGGCCTGGCGGATCTGCTGGCCGAGGAGCCGGGCATCGTCGTCGTGGGCGAGGCCGGCGAGGTGGCGGGCTCAGCCGCGGCGATCGTCGCGACGGGGACGACGGTGGCGGTGCTCGACGGGCGGCTGCCCGACGGCAGCGGCATCGACGTCTGCCGCGATGTGAAGTCGGCGGCGCCGTCGATCGGCTGCGTGATCCTGACCTCGTACGACGACGACGAGGCGGTGCTCGCCGCCGTGCTGGCGGGGGCCGACGGCTACCTGCTGAAGGAGGTGCGCGCGACGCGGCTCGTGGAGGGCATCCGTCGCGTCGCCGCGGGCGAGTCGCTGCTGGAGCCGGCGGTGGTCGAGCGCGTCATGAGCCGGATGCGCGGCGAGCCCTCCCCGGACTCCCCCCTGTTCGGGCTCACCCCGCGCGAGCGCGAGATCCTGTCGCTCATCGCCGAGGGCCTGTCGAACCGCGAGATCGGCGCGCGCCTGTTCCTGGCGGAGAAGACGGTGAAGAACTACGTCAGCGGCATCCTCGCGAAGCTCGGCATGCAGCGGCGCACGCAGGCCGCGGTGCTCGCGGCGGAGTGGTTGCCGAAGGACAGGCGCCCGGGCCGCTAG
- a CDS encoding metal-dependent transcriptional regulator: MVESGVRAESSGAASTAADDYLKTIYSHTEWQPKPITPGELAVRLGLAPSSVTEMVKKLAAAGLVDHRPYAAIRLTPAGEQRALAMLRRHRLIETWLVATHGYGWDEVHDEAEVLEHALSDRLLAAIDAQLGHPRRDPHGDLIPGPDGAIERPAAVRLDLAAVGARGAVVRLSDRDPAGLRELERLGIALDEQLEVAPAPGSGSAPGSGEGARVAVRRATGALDVLPLDVAAAVWLTEGIPT; the protein is encoded by the coding sequence GTGGTCGAGTCGGGGGTGCGGGCCGAGTCGAGCGGTGCGGCCTCGACCGCGGCCGACGACTACCTGAAGACGATCTACTCGCACACCGAGTGGCAGCCGAAGCCGATCACGCCGGGCGAGCTCGCCGTGCGGCTCGGGCTCGCTCCCTCGAGCGTCACCGAGATGGTGAAGAAGCTGGCGGCGGCGGGGCTCGTCGACCACCGGCCGTACGCGGCGATCCGCCTCACGCCCGCGGGGGAGCAGCGCGCGCTCGCCATGCTGCGCCGGCACCGGCTCATCGAGACCTGGCTCGTCGCGACCCACGGCTACGGCTGGGACGAGGTGCACGACGAGGCCGAGGTGCTCGAGCACGCCCTCAGCGACCGGCTGCTCGCGGCGATCGACGCGCAGCTCGGGCATCCCCGCCGCGACCCGCACGGCGACCTCATCCCCGGCCCCGACGGCGCGATCGAGCGGCCGGCGGCCGTGCGGCTCGACCTCGCCGCCGTCGGCGCGCGGGGCGCGGTCGTGCGGCTCAGCGACCGCGATCCGGCGGGCCTGCGCGAGCTCGAGCGGCTCGGCATCGCCCTCGACGAGCAGCTCGAGGTGGCGCCGGCGCCGGGCTCGGGGTCGGCTCCGGGGTCGGGGGAGGGCGCGCGGGTCGCCGTGCGACGGGCGACGGGAGCGCTCGACGTGCTGCCGCTCGACGTCGCCGCGGCCGTGTGGCTCACGGAGGGCATCCCGACGTAA
- a CDS encoding ATP-binding cassette domain-containing protein yields the protein MTGARDAAPAPGRGAASLAAEAWSWTPAGRDAPVLDGVDLRVHPGERVLLLGASGSGKSTLLQAWAGVLGGDDEGLQAGALTVDGVEPGAARGRVGLLLQDPDAQLVLARAGDDVAFGPENLGVPAEEIARRVPAALAAVGLADLALDHDTSRLSGGQKQRLALAGVLAMHPGALLLDEPTAQLDPEGVGEVARAVAALVADRSMTLLVVEHRVDVWAPLVDRVVVLEGGRVVADGPTAEVLEARGAALAARGVWVPGREPAHPAPASRPAGDALLAARDLAVRPAGGEVVARGIDLDLRAGEVVALTGPNGSGKSTLLLTLAGLLPAAEGAVAAAEDGEGSAASDPATWRSAELVARLGVVFQNPEHQFVAPTVREELAVGPTALGREPQRVADDVDALLDPLRLRHLAASSPYSLSGGEQRRLSVATALATAPPVLLLDEPSFGQDSRTWAELAALLAAHRDGGGAVVMATHDRALVTALGAREVRMPAREPVAEPVGGHPAPAAAESVDPAPAAPAPRRPALAARLNPAAGLAAALLPALVLISTIDVVSAGTALALQLLLMPLLGVPARTLLRRFIPVLVAAPFTALTILLYGQVSGTVHAEFLFVRISDGSIELALATFLRVLAIGLPAIALFSRPDATRLGDALGQNLRLPARFVLGAVAALRLVGLLRSDARTLERARRARGIGDRRRVRRAAGLVFSLLVLSIRRGSALAIGMEARGFGADAPRTWTRPSPWTRTDSAVVVVGMLVSALAVTAAVVTGEFTSVLR from the coding sequence GTGACCGGCGCGAGGGATGCCGCACCCGCCCCCGGGCGCGGTGCGGCGTCCCTCGCCGCCGAGGCGTGGAGCTGGACCCCCGCGGGCCGCGACGCCCCCGTGCTCGACGGGGTCGACCTGCGGGTGCATCCCGGCGAGCGCGTGCTGCTGCTCGGCGCCTCGGGCAGCGGCAAGTCGACCCTGCTGCAGGCGTGGGCCGGGGTGCTGGGCGGTGACGACGAGGGCCTCCAGGCCGGAGCCCTGACCGTCGACGGCGTCGAGCCCGGTGCCGCGCGCGGCCGGGTCGGGCTGCTGCTGCAGGATCCCGACGCGCAGCTCGTGCTCGCCCGCGCGGGCGACGACGTCGCCTTCGGGCCCGAGAACCTCGGGGTGCCGGCGGAGGAGATCGCGCGTCGGGTTCCCGCGGCGCTCGCCGCGGTGGGCCTCGCCGACCTCGCCCTCGACCACGACACCTCCCGCCTCTCCGGGGGGCAGAAGCAGCGGCTCGCGCTCGCGGGCGTGCTCGCCATGCACCCCGGCGCCCTGCTGCTCGACGAGCCCACGGCGCAGCTCGACCCCGAGGGCGTCGGCGAGGTCGCGCGGGCCGTCGCCGCGCTCGTCGCCGACCGCTCGATGACGCTCCTCGTCGTCGAGCACCGCGTCGACGTGTGGGCGCCCCTCGTCGACCGGGTCGTGGTGCTCGAGGGCGGGCGGGTCGTCGCCGACGGCCCGACCGCCGAGGTGCTCGAGGCGCGGGGCGCGGCGCTGGCGGCGCGCGGCGTGTGGGTTCCCGGGCGCGAGCCCGCGCATCCCGCCCCCGCATCGAGGCCGGCGGGGGATGCCCTGCTCGCCGCTCGCGACCTCGCCGTGCGCCCCGCCGGCGGCGAGGTCGTCGCCCGCGGCATCGACCTCGACCTGCGGGCGGGCGAGGTCGTCGCGCTCACCGGGCCGAACGGCTCGGGCAAGAGCACGCTGCTGCTGACCCTCGCCGGGCTGCTGCCGGCCGCGGAGGGCGCGGTCGCGGCGGCGGAGGACGGCGAGGGCTCCGCCGCGAGCGACCCCGCGACCTGGCGCTCGGCCGAGCTCGTCGCCCGGCTCGGCGTCGTGTTCCAGAACCCCGAGCACCAGTTCGTCGCGCCGACCGTGCGCGAGGAGCTCGCCGTGGGGCCCACCGCCCTCGGCCGCGAGCCGCAGCGCGTCGCCGACGACGTCGACGCGCTGCTCGACCCCCTGCGGCTGCGGCACCTCGCCGCGTCCAGCCCGTACTCGCTGAGCGGCGGCGAGCAGCGCCGGCTCTCCGTCGCGACGGCCCTCGCCACCGCGCCGCCCGTGCTGCTGCTCGACGAGCCGAGCTTCGGGCAGGACTCCCGCACCTGGGCCGAGCTCGCCGCCCTCCTCGCCGCGCACCGCGACGGCGGGGGAGCGGTCGTCATGGCCACGCACGACCGCGCGCTCGTCACCGCGCTCGGCGCCCGCGAGGTGCGGATGCCCGCGCGCGAGCCGGTCGCCGAGCCCGTGGGCGGGCATCCCGCGCCGGCAGCGGCCGAGTCCGTCGACCCCGCCCCCGCCGCACCCGCGCCCCGCCGCCCCGCCCTCGCCGCGCGCCTCAACCCCGCCGCGGGTCTCGCCGCGGCCCTGCTGCCCGCCCTCGTGCTCATCAGCACGATCGACGTCGTCTCGGCCGGCACCGCCCTCGCGCTGCAGCTGCTGCTCATGCCGCTGCTCGGCGTGCCGGCGCGCACGCTGCTGCGGCGCTTCATCCCCGTGCTCGTCGCGGCGCCCTTCACGGCGCTGACGATCCTGCTCTACGGCCAGGTCTCGGGCACCGTGCACGCCGAGTTCCTCTTCGTGCGCATCAGCGACGGCTCGATCGAGCTCGCCCTCGCGACGTTCCTGCGCGTGCTCGCCATCGGCCTGCCCGCGATCGCGCTGTTCTCCCGGCCCGACGCGACGCGGCTGGGCGACGCGCTCGGCCAGAACCTGCGGCTGCCCGCGCGCTTCGTGCTCGGCGCCGTCGCGGCCCTGCGCCTCGTGGGGCTGCTGCGCTCCGACGCCCGCACGCTCGAGCGGGCCCGCCGCGCGCGCGGCATCGGCGACCGCCGCCGGGTGCGCCGCGCCGCCGGGCTCGTGTTCTCGCTGCTCGTGCTGTCGATCCGCCGCGGCTCGGCCCTCGCGATCGGCATGGAGGCGCGCGGCTTCGGCGCCGACGCTCCCCGCACGTGGACGCGGCCCTCGCCGTGGACGCGCACCGACTCCGCGGTCGTCGTCGTCGGGATGCTCGTCTCGGCCCTCGCGGTCACCGCGGCCGTCGTCACGGGGGAGTTCACGAGTGTGCTGCGCTGA
- a CDS encoding ECF transporter S component translates to MVTTASPSASTAPRRPSLRWRVVDIVVASVLAVAGGLVFVLWNSVGYSVITTPFEAALPGLQALFHGVWLFPGVLVALVVRKPGAALYGEIVAASVSALIGTEWGPLTLLSGLIQGLGAELVLAFFLYRAWGLIPALLAGAGAGVAMVALDLTVWYAGAAPEFMAVYAVCGVISGLLFAGLGSWLLMRGLARTGALNRFAAGRELGSRAAS, encoded by the coding sequence ATGGTCACCACCGCATCCCCATCCGCCTCCACCGCACCCCGCCGGCCGAGCCTGCGCTGGCGCGTGGTCGACATCGTCGTGGCGAGCGTGCTCGCCGTCGCCGGCGGCCTCGTCTTCGTCCTGTGGAACTCCGTCGGCTACAGCGTCATCACGACCCCCTTCGAGGCGGCGCTGCCCGGCCTGCAGGCGCTGTTCCACGGCGTCTGGCTGTTCCCCGGCGTGCTCGTCGCGCTCGTCGTGCGCAAGCCCGGCGCGGCGCTCTACGGCGAGATCGTCGCGGCCTCCGTCTCGGCGCTCATCGGCACCGAGTGGGGCCCGCTGACGCTGCTCTCCGGCCTCATCCAGGGCCTCGGCGCCGAGCTCGTGCTCGCGTTCTTCCTGTACCGCGCGTGGGGCCTCATCCCGGCCTTGCTCGCCGGGGCGGGCGCGGGCGTCGCGATGGTCGCCCTCGACCTGACCGTCTGGTACGCGGGGGCGGCGCCCGAGTTCATGGCCGTCTACGCGGTCTGCGGCGTCATCTCGGGGCTGCTGTTCGCCGGGCTCGGCTCGTGGCTGCTCATGCGCGGGCTCGCCCGCACGGGCGCGCTCAACCGCTTCGCGGCGGGCCGCGAGCTGGGGTCGCGTGCCGCATCCTGA
- a CDS encoding GAF domain-containing sensor histidine kinase has product MPDTAALIGRILDRAGSPEAGRARLALLLSASQTVTRDLDLTSALQHIVDVARELVGARYGALGVISPDGRLERFVHAGLPEDEAARIGHLPAGHGLLGAVITEGAPIRLDRLDDDPRSVGFPDHHPPMHAFLGVPVLVGEVAYGNLYLTEREGGGPFDDLDQAIIGSLASMAGTAIANSRLYEQARAERRWLEASERLGRRLLSGALSPDALDEVAETALAVSEAAGVEVTLGAGPGAISVQAGRCDEQPQRRLTVPLLGADDTEAGTLTIVRGAAGHPFTEADRETAARFARSTTIARELSAARLDEQRLALADERDRIARDLHDHVIQSLFAIGLSLQSVVGDPSTPMGARLAAQVDAIDATIRQIRQAIYRLSAPPSAETYSLRARINTLVRQTLEGEGLDSRLEFSGPVDTLVDTSLGDEVAAVIREALANAVRHARARVVAVSVAVRGAQVVLTVTDDGIGMPASVHRSGLENLRARAVELGGTFAVGAASPRGTHLRWVVPWKAE; this is encoded by the coding sequence ATGCCCGATACCGCGGCGCTCATCGGTCGGATCCTCGACCGGGCGGGCTCGCCCGAGGCGGGTCGCGCGCGGCTCGCGCTGCTGCTCTCCGCCTCGCAGACCGTCACACGGGATCTCGATCTCACGAGCGCGCTGCAGCACATCGTCGACGTCGCCCGCGAGCTCGTCGGCGCCCGCTACGGCGCCCTCGGCGTGATCTCGCCCGACGGCCGCCTCGAGCGCTTCGTGCACGCGGGGCTGCCCGAGGACGAGGCCGCGCGCATCGGGCACCTGCCCGCCGGGCACGGCCTGCTCGGCGCCGTCATCACCGAGGGCGCGCCCATCCGGCTCGACCGCCTCGACGACGATCCGCGCTCGGTCGGGTTCCCCGACCACCACCCGCCCATGCACGCCTTCCTCGGGGTGCCGGTGCTCGTGGGCGAGGTCGCGTACGGCAACCTCTACCTGACCGAGCGGGAGGGCGGCGGGCCCTTCGATGACCTCGACCAGGCGATCATCGGCAGCCTCGCCTCCATGGCGGGCACCGCGATCGCCAATTCGCGGCTGTACGAGCAGGCGCGCGCCGAGCGCCGCTGGCTCGAGGCCTCGGAGCGCCTCGGCCGCCGGCTGCTCTCGGGCGCGCTGTCGCCCGACGCCCTCGACGAGGTCGCCGAGACCGCGCTCGCGGTCTCCGAGGCGGCGGGCGTGGAGGTCACCCTCGGCGCGGGGCCCGGCGCGATCAGCGTGCAGGCCGGGCGCTGCGACGAGCAGCCGCAGCGCCGCCTCACGGTGCCGCTGCTCGGCGCCGACGACACCGAGGCGGGCACGTTGACGATCGTGCGGGGGGCGGCGGGGCATCCCTTCACCGAGGCCGACCGCGAGACGGCCGCGCGCTTCGCCCGCTCGACGACGATCGCGCGGGAGCTGTCGGCGGCCCGCCTCGACGAGCAGCGCCTGGCGCTGGCGGACGAGCGCGACCGCATCGCGCGCGACCTGCACGACCACGTCATCCAGAGCCTGTTCGCGATCGGGCTGAGCCTGCAGAGCGTCGTCGGCGACCCCTCGACGCCGATGGGGGCGCGCCTCGCGGCGCAGGTCGATGCGATCGACGCGACGATCCGGCAGATCCGGCAGGCGATCTACCGGCTGTCGGCGCCGCCCTCGGCCGAGACCTACTCGCTGCGCGCGCGCATCAACACGCTCGTGCGGCAGACCCTCGAGGGCGAGGGCCTCGACTCGCGCCTCGAGTTCAGCGGACCGGTCGACACCCTCGTCGACACCTCCCTCGGCGACGAGGTCGCGGCGGTCATCCGCGAGGCGCTCGCGAACGCGGTGCGCCACGCCCGCGCCCGCGTCGTCGCGGTGAGCGTGGCCGTGCGCGGCGCCCAGGTGGTGCTGACGGTCACCGACGACGGCATCGGGATGCCCGCCTCGGTGCACCGCAGCGGCCTCGAGAACCTGCGGGCCCGCGCCGTCGAGCTCGGCGGCACCTTCGCCGTCGGCGCCGCCTCGCCGCGCGGCACCCACCTGCGCTGGGTCGTGCCGTGGAAGGCCGAGTGA
- a CDS encoding Nramp family divalent metal transporter, with translation MPKNLTDAPAARRGLLVVPLLGPALVAGVAYLDPGNVAANMTAGALFGYLLVWVVVTGNVMAWLIQYLSAKLGLVTGLSLPEALGQRFRRRGARLGYWGQAELVAMATDVAEVIGGAVALYLLFDLPLLLGGIITGAVSMLLLVVQSRHGAKPFERVVTGLMLVIVVGFCAGLVVGPPDAAQAAGGLVPMFEGTESVLLAASILGATVMPHAIYAHSALTRDRFGLVAAGVERTRVLRATRIDVTVALAIAGSVNVVILLLAAANLQGVEGTDTLEGAHAALGAALGEPIALLFAIGLLASGLASTSVGAYAGAEIMKGLLRVRIPLLLRRAVTIAPALLLLALGVDPTLALVLSQVVLSFGIPFALIPLVRLTADRGLMGTAVNRRLTTGLAVVAAGLLVALNVTLLVLLAIGV, from the coding sequence GTGCCGAAAAATCTGACGGATGCCCCCGCCGCCCGCCGCGGACTGCTCGTCGTCCCCCTGCTCGGCCCGGCGCTCGTGGCGGGCGTGGCGTACCTCGACCCGGGCAACGTCGCTGCGAACATGACCGCGGGGGCGCTCTTCGGCTACCTCCTCGTCTGGGTGGTCGTGACGGGCAACGTCATGGCGTGGCTCATCCAGTACCTCTCGGCGAAGCTCGGGCTCGTCACCGGGCTGAGCCTGCCCGAGGCGCTGGGGCAGCGGTTCCGCCGCCGCGGGGCGCGCCTCGGCTACTGGGGGCAGGCCGAGCTCGTCGCCATGGCCACCGACGTCGCCGAGGTCATCGGCGGGGCCGTCGCCCTGTACCTGCTGTTCGACCTGCCGCTGCTGCTCGGGGGCATCATCACGGGCGCGGTGTCGATGCTGCTGCTCGTCGTGCAGTCCCGGCACGGGGCGAAGCCGTTCGAGCGGGTCGTCACCGGGCTCATGCTCGTGATCGTGGTCGGCTTCTGCGCCGGGCTCGTCGTCGGGCCGCCCGACGCCGCGCAGGCCGCGGGCGGCCTCGTGCCGATGTTCGAGGGCACCGAGTCCGTGCTGCTCGCGGCGAGCATCCTGGGCGCCACGGTCATGCCGCACGCCATCTACGCGCACTCGGCGCTCACCCGCGACCGCTTCGGCCTCGTCGCCGCCGGCGTCGAGCGCACCCGGGTGCTGCGGGCGACGCGCATCGACGTCACCGTCGCGCTCGCGATCGCCGGCAGCGTCAACGTCGTCATCCTGCTGCTCGCCGCCGCGAACCTGCAGGGCGTCGAGGGCACCGACACGCTCGAGGGCGCGCACGCCGCGCTCGGGGCGGCGCTCGGCGAGCCCATCGCGCTGCTGTTCGCGATCGGGCTGCTCGCGAGCGGCCTCGCCTCGACGAGCGTCGGCGCCTACGCCGGCGCCGAGATCATGAAGGGGCTGCTGCGCGTGCGCATCCCGCTGCTGCTGCGCCGCGCGGTGACGATCGCGCCGGCGCTGCTGCTGCTCGCGCTCGGCGTCGACCCGACCCTCGCGCTCGTGCTCAGCCAGGTGGTGCTGAGCTTCGGCATCCCCTTCGCGCTCATCCCGCTCGTGCGCCTCACCGCCGACCGCGGGCTCATGGGCACGGCGGTCAACCGCCGCCTCACGACGGGGCTCGCGGTCGTCGCGGCAGGGCTGCTCGTCGCGCTCAACGTGACGCTGCTCGTGCTGCTCGCCATCGGGGTCTGA
- a CDS encoding GNAT family N-acetyltransferase — protein MPASPAPAPAPLPADLRLVPLTAVDAPRIAPLNDAAYPAVPVTSPEDLAALVDLAALPLGIESSEGELVGFVLALAPGAAYDSENFRFFEERGVDCLYVDRIVIAESQRGRGLGPVLYDRVFSLAREQGRREVTCEVNLDPPNPGSLAFHARLGFVPVGSQPTKGGTVTVQLLAAPV, from the coding sequence ATGCCTGCCTCTCCCGCCCCCGCCCCCGCGCCCCTGCCCGCCGATCTGCGCCTCGTCCCGCTGACGGCGGTGGATGCTCCGCGCATCGCCCCGCTGAACGACGCGGCCTACCCGGCGGTGCCGGTGACGTCGCCCGAGGATCTCGCCGCGCTCGTCGACCTGGCCGCCCTGCCGCTCGGCATCGAGTCGTCCGAGGGCGAGCTCGTCGGGTTCGTGCTCGCCCTGGCGCCCGGCGCCGCGTACGACAGCGAGAACTTCCGCTTCTTCGAGGAGCGCGGCGTCGACTGCCTGTACGTGGACCGCATCGTGATCGCCGAGTCGCAGCGCGGCCGCGGTCTCGGTCCCGTGCTGTACGACCGGGTCTTCTCGCTCGCGCGCGAGCAGGGCCGCCGCGAGGTGACCTGCGAGGTCAACCTCGACCCGCCCAACCCCGGAAGCCTCGCCTTCCACGCCCGCCTCGGCTTCGTACCGGTCGGCAGCCAGCCCACCAAGGGCGGCACGGTGACGGTGCAGCTCCTCGCCGCACCCGTCTGA
- a CDS encoding TerC family protein, producing MDIVFTPELLIAFGTLLVLEIVLGIDNVVFISILAGKLPPEQQNKARILGLSLAMFLRIGLLFAASWVITLTADVFELFGMGFSGKDMILIAGGLFLLYKAVTEIHERLEGEEHHTAGAGKKAATFGGVIVQILLIDLVFSIDSVITAVGMVDELWVMVAAVVIAVLIMLFTAKAVSDFVNRHPTVKMLALAFLVLIGVMLIAEGFDYKIDKALIYGPIAFAIGVEVLNLLARRRAAAKRPAPVEPVHLRQGTMKVDDERAVGTAPAGAGDHSI from the coding sequence ATGGACATCGTCTTCACCCCCGAGCTGCTCATCGCCTTCGGCACCCTGCTCGTGCTCGAGATCGTGCTCGGCATCGACAACGTCGTGTTCATCTCGATCCTCGCGGGCAAGCTGCCGCCCGAGCAGCAGAACAAGGCGCGCATCCTCGGCCTCAGCCTCGCGATGTTCCTGCGCATCGGCCTGCTCTTCGCGGCGAGCTGGGTGATCACGCTCACCGCCGACGTCTTCGAGCTGTTCGGCATGGGCTTCTCCGGCAAGGACATGATCCTCATCGCGGGCGGACTCTTCCTGCTCTACAAGGCCGTCACCGAGATCCACGAGCGGCTCGAGGGCGAGGAGCACCACACCGCCGGCGCCGGCAAGAAGGCCGCGACCTTCGGCGGCGTGATCGTGCAGATCCTGCTCATCGACCTCGTCTTCTCGATCGACTCGGTCATCACCGCCGTCGGCATGGTCGACGAGCTCTGGGTCATGGTCGCCGCGGTCGTCATCGCCGTGCTGATAATGCTCTTCACGGCCAAGGCCGTCAGCGACTTCGTCAACCGCCACCCCACGGTGAAGATGCTCGCCCTCGCCTTCCTCGTGCTCATCGGCGTCATGCTCATCGCCGAGGGCTTCGACTACAAGATCGACAAGGCGCTCATCTACGGCCCCATCGCCTTCGCGATCGGCGTCGAGGTGCTGAACCTGCTCGCCCGCCGCCGCGCCGCCGCGAAGCGCCCGGCGCCGGTCGAGCCCGTGCACCTGCGCCAGGGCACCATGAAGGTCGACGACGAGCGCGCGGTCGGTACCGCCCCCGCGGGCGCCGGCGACCACTCGATCTGA
- a CDS encoding nucleoside/nucleotide kinase family protein, with the protein MCCAETAAEHPTPASPTPERPRVTLVDGRSGSGKTTWATALAAAEGATLLSLDDVYPGWDGLEAAEAHVLEHVLRRFAAGEPARYRRWDWAAGRPADWVAVDARRPLVVEGCGALSAAARALADRGVWVELDDARRRERALARDGEAFRPHWQRWAAQEERHAALHDPRRWADEIVDGAALA; encoded by the coding sequence GTGTGCTGCGCTGAGACCGCGGCCGAGCATCCCACGCCCGCGTCGCCGACCCCGGAGCGCCCGCGCGTCACCCTCGTCGACGGCCGCTCGGGCTCGGGCAAGACCACCTGGGCCACCGCGCTCGCCGCCGCCGAGGGCGCGACGCTGCTGAGCCTCGACGACGTCTACCCCGGCTGGGACGGGCTCGAGGCCGCCGAGGCGCACGTGCTCGAGCACGTGCTGCGCCGCTTCGCCGCGGGTGAGCCCGCGCGCTACCGCCGCTGGGACTGGGCCGCCGGGCGCCCGGCCGACTGGGTGGCGGTGGATGCCCGGCGCCCGCTCGTCGTCGAGGGATGCGGCGCGCTCAGCGCCGCCGCCCGGGCCCTCGCCGATCGCGGCGTCTGGGTCGAGCTCGACGACGCCCGGCGCCGGGAGCGCGCCCTCGCCCGCGACGGCGAGGCCTTCCGCCCGCACTGGCAGCGCTGGGCCGCGCAGGAGGAGCGCCACGCGGCTCTGCACGACCCGCGCCGCTGGGCCGACGAGATCGTCGACGGGGCCGCGCTCGCCTGA
- a CDS encoding dihydrolipoyl dehydrogenase family protein, which yields MTRLADLPDTVDVLIIGAGTAGLVAAKTAAGFGATTLLVEAHRMGGDCLWTGCVPSKSLIHAAELAQSARDGGHLGVHVDGVRVDFAAVMGHVHDAMSTIAPVDSVESIEQSGALVVMGRARFTGPRSAEIDGRPIAFRQAIITTGSAPSVPDAPGIDGVAVLTSDDVWDLTTLPERLVVIGGGAIGCELGQAFARLGSHVALVQRGPRLLPKEDESASRLVTAALEDDGVDVRLGTQVVRVEAGEDGESGILHLDDGTALPFDRLLAALGRAPRTDDALGLAAAGVDTDERGHVVVDGTLRTSNPRIRAAGDVSGLPQFTHTAGVNGSVAATNAVLGLRRTVSEVVPRVTFTHPEVAAVGLQPSEAEANGCSVQTVDHHHVDRAIADDRTTGFTSLVIDAKGRVRGALIVGPRAGESLGEASLAVTRGLKTSAIASATHAYPTYSDAFWNAAVADVRGRLRTGAVGAAVRVLARLRSLVVR from the coding sequence ATGACGAGACTCGCCGACCTGCCCGACACCGTCGACGTGCTCATCATCGGCGCCGGCACCGCCGGGCTCGTCGCCGCGAAGACCGCCGCCGGCTTCGGCGCGACGACGCTGCTCGTCGAGGCGCACCGCATGGGCGGCGACTGCCTGTGGACGGGGTGCGTGCCCTCGAAGTCGCTCATCCACGCCGCCGAGCTCGCGCAGAGCGCCCGCGACGGCGGTCACCTCGGCGTGCACGTCGACGGCGTGCGCGTCGACTTCGCCGCCGTCATGGGGCACGTGCACGATGCCATGAGCACCATCGCGCCCGTCGACTCCGTCGAGAGCATCGAGCAGTCCGGAGCGCTCGTCGTCATGGGCCGCGCGCGCTTCACCGGGCCTCGCAGCGCCGAGATCGACGGGCGCCCGATCGCGTTCCGGCAGGCGATCATCACCACCGGCTCCGCCCCGAGCGTTCCCGACGCACCCGGCATCGACGGCGTCGCCGTGCTCACGAGCGACGACGTGTGGGACCTCACGACCCTGCCCGAGCGCCTCGTCGTCATCGGCGGCGGCGCCATCGGCTGCGAGCTCGGGCAGGCGTTCGCGCGGCTCGGCTCGCACGTCGCGCTCGTGCAGCGCGGCCCCCGGCTGCTGCCGAAGGAGGACGAGAGCGCCTCGCGGCTCGTCACCGCCGCGCTCGAGGACGACGGCGTCGACGTGCGGCTCGGCACGCAGGTCGTGCGGGTCGAGGCGGGCGAGGACGGCGAGAGCGGCATCCTGCACCTCGATGACGGCACCGCCCTGCCCTTCGACCGCCTGCTCGCCGCGCTCGGCCGCGCGCCCCGCACCGACGACGCGCTCGGCCTCGCCGCCGCCGGCGTCGACACCGACGAGCGCGGGCACGTCGTCGTCGACGGCACCCTGCGCACCAGCAACCCGCGCATCCGGGCCGCCGGCGACGTCAGCGGACTGCCCCAGTTCACCCACACCGCCGGCGTCAACGGCAGCGTCGCCGCCACCAACGCCGTGCTCGGCCTGCGCCGCACCGTCAGCGAGGTCGTGCCCCGCGTCACCTTCACCCACCCCGAGGTCGCCGCCGTCGGGCTGCAGCCCTCCGAGGCCGAGGCGAACGGATGCTCGGTGCAGACCGTCGACCACCATCACGTCGACCGCGCCATCGCCGACGACCGCACCACCGGCTTCACCTCGCTCGTGATCGACGCGAAGGGCCGGGTGCGCGGAGCCCTCATCGTCGGCCCGCGTGCCGGCGAATCCCTCGGCGAGGCCTCCCTCGCCGTCACGCGGGGGCTGAAGACGAGCGCGATCGCGAGCGCAACCCACGCCTACCCGACCTACAGCGACGCGTTCTGGAACGCCGCCGTCGCCGACGTGCGCGGCCGCCTGCGCACCGGCGCCGTCGGCGCGGCCGTGCGGGTGCTCGCGCGGCTGCGCTCGCTCGTCGTGCGCTGA